tatatgtttaattaattaaagaaGAGAAAAATTAATAGGAAAAGGCAACTAATATAACAAGTGGCTCAATTTTGCTACAAAATGATGACTGCTGTCTCAGAATAATTAAACTTAACTCCCTGTGTAGAATTCCTGTGAAGAACACATCAAGTACCTGAACTGGCTTTGATTTGTTGACTATAATGTTTGAGTGACAAGAGATTATTGCCTTCTACATACCAATACACTTATTGAAAAAGATAGCAAAGGCAGTAAATGTTCCTAGAGATAATGTTGAAAAATAAGTTGGCTAATTTAAAGTTAAAAGAACACAGGGTACACTAGCAGAATATAGCAGAAGAAGAAGGTATCACCTCTTGCCACCAGATTACTTAGAAGACAGGGGTTTAAAAAGACCTGCAGGATGATTTAGTGACAGAAGTTTGCCAAGTACGCTAAGCTAAGGCCCAGTTTGGGAAAGTGCCCCTTAATTTTTCCATGCCCAAAAATCAAGACATTAAGCATTAGGGTTTTGgtcaacctttaaaaaaacagccCCATGCTATTATTCTTTGCAATTTTCACTGTTActtagttaaagcagcactaggtaggatttccttgatttttgatctttttaaagtaataaaattacagcttgaaactcactgcagcgctgcattgaggtgtaataggaagAATAGCGGtgcaaataaaacaatgttccagCCATACTGCATTTGTACTCTTTCTCTAATACCTCTCCTAAGTAAACTTGGTTTATAAAACTAATTACACAGGGCAATATTATTACATCGGGCATGTTTATTGGAAGTTCAGATGAAATCAAAGATTCAGAGACATTCAGAAATGTATACTTTTTGTGCAATTAAAGTTATTAACATCATTACATTATGTCATCACTTTTGTCCAAAGGGCTTAATTACTTCATGAATAGTCTATTTGAATAGAAATCAAAGCGTAGGTCcagtatacacaatatatattgaATTTATACTTTAGTTGCTTTTAGGGGCATAACATttcaattttctttaaaaagcaataacatttttccattttgtttTTAGTGTGAAAATAGATTCATTCTTGAAGAGCCTGGCTGAAATATTTGACCTGACAATATAATCCTGAATGCTTTCCTAAACCACTTGTAGAAGAAAGCATAAACAACAGGGTTAAATGTTGAATTCATATAACCAGTCCAAGCAAGCGCTTCAATCAAAAATGGAGGAATTGAGTAACCTATAAAAGGGAGactaaaattacaaataaaaaacggCATCCAAAGTGAAAGAAACACCCCCAAAATTACAGCCAATGTTTTGGttgcttttttctcttctttcctgATTTTTGAttcagtatttttacattttgagtcCTGAATAGACTTTGCTTGTTTTTGTGCAACATGGAATATTTTCATGTATATACCGAGCATCACAACACCTGGGATGTAGAAGGAGAGTAAAGAGGAAGAAGTGCTCGATGCTGCACTTTGAATCAACACACAGCCTCCTTCACATGCAACATTCTCATAGTAAAACTCCTCAATGCCTAAAATATTGAGTTCCAAAAATATTATAACAAACCCAACTACTGTTGAGACAGCCCAGCAGATAAAAATCATGATAAATGTGACAAACGGAGTGATTTTACTGTGGTACTGCAGAGGTTTACATACAGCATAATATCTATCAATAGATATAAAAGCTAAATTTATAATTGAAGCAGTACATAACATAATTACAACACTGTTgtatattttacaaaataaaatgccCAAGTACCAGCAAGTCTCTATGAATTGTACCATGCAAAGAGGCATCACAAATCCACCCAGCAGCAGATCAGTTACAGCCAGAGACAGAACAAGGAAGTTGGTTGGCATGTGAAGTTGCTTAAAATGAACAATAGTTAGAATAACAAAAAGATTTCCAAATACTGTTAAAATCACCACTAAGCTAAGGAACAAGTAAAGTGACACCCTCAAAGGGACAGGATATGTAAATTTTGGACAAGACCCATTTAAAAATTCATAGCAAACTGGAGAAATGTTCACTATTTGAACTTCGCTGAAGTTCATTCTGACGTTTGACATGTAAGACAacttgaaaatatgaaaataaaaaggaTTTCAAGTTTTCCATGAACAGCTTATCCTCAAAACCCGACATCACACAGTGTTTGAGATTTATACTACTCCTCCTAGACTACAAGACACTGCCCTTTTAATCACATGTTCAGTTATCCAATGGGAACACAACTAAACATTAACAATGTATATTTCTACAgccatttatttcatttcatgGGTGGGTTAGTGCTTTGTTTTGGACTTGAAATGAGTTTGGGTCTCAATGGCACCAGGGTTTTGGCTAGTGGGGTATCAGTGCAGGTTGGGCATACAAAGGGGTACAGGTTcaaccaattatttttttttgtggatcaTAAACTGACCTTGCAGACACTAGTGAGTATCAGCACCGCAGCCTAAGGCCTAGTTTATAAAGGGTCCGTACGCATAAAAAAAGGCCTGACAGGTGCATGCACAAAATCTCActcaaaaactgtgatttataaaaaatatttggcCTGAGAGAGCGTAAATAAGTGACATCATGTGGTGTAGAATGGAATTGCAAGCAAATGCGCAAACCATCCTAAAGCATGGTAGTTCATATTGCATAAATCAAGATTAAGAATGGAAGATTAAGGACgtttaacccttttttaaaatacacacatatatatatatatatatattgctggaTGTTTCTCCTTGCACCAGGCAGTGGTGCGTTAATGGGAGAGCGAGAGGTCTTCCATGACCTCTTTCAGCCCATGAGCCAGCTCCTGTATGCATTACTTCCTGCTGTCTCAGATTGCattccaacaacaaaaaaatgtgtaaaaatagttGACATATTTGAGACTGATAAGAGTTTCTAGAGCTGACTGTCTCTATGCATTCTCTCAGCACTGGGTCTCAAAAATGGAGACAAAACAAGTAATAAACGGAAAAAGGAGAGAAGGAAAATGATAAAATTGCATAGGaccttgtttatttatatttattctattacCCCAGAGGTGTCAAAGCATTATAAACTGGCATATTCCACCACTGCAACACCCAGGAAAAAAGAATGTAAAACCAAGGTCTGTAAAAGATTATTGCCTGTTTGCTGTTTAAAAATGTCCACTGTATAGTGACTAGCAGGTGCAGGTGAGCTAGTGATTATTTATTGATTGTTATTCAGTTTATGTTGTTATTGCAGATTTGATATACTATTAAAGCTTAAAGCCCTTTGAATGCCACTGTGGTAGATGGTACAGTGATATTGTGATtttaaaagcttgttttttttagttccatgttctttgtaaaaaaaaatccccaaaacaTCAATTACACATTTGGAGGAGATTTGAAGTGTATTCAGTGCACAAGAAAATTGCAGTGTTGAGAGTGCAACAAAGGAAAGAGCAATCTATTGTCTTCCTAAATAAGCCTTCTGTATAATGCAGAAAAATCCTGTTGCTCCAATATATCTACAGTGTCAGTACATCTGAAGGCCTTGTCCTTGAGCTCCGTAACACTAAACCAGCAAGAAAGGTCTGCACTCTGAAAAAAAAGCGTCAGTACACTTAGTTCTGAGTACTCATGGAGTGTCTCTGGGCCACCCACATCacatttatttgaaatttgtTAACAGCAAACAGATTTTGGGCTTAATTTTAACATTCACTaaatatgacctttttttttatataagtgaTTACCCAGCAATATTTTTGAATAGTTGTTTAACTAAAATGTCTCACCAGTTTTATTGcatacaattctagccagattaaTTACAAGTTACACTTTATAATGAATTCATACCATGTTTTAGTCCAGAATATCGAGTGgattatattttttcttaaatttttaaTGTTGATTGTTTAAACAATCATGATGTTTTAATTTTCAGAATATAAAAGTTTCCCCAATTTTTAAGGTACACCATCAAAAGGAGAAATTTTAACTATAGATTCTACAGTGACACTGCTGTAAGTTGAGAGCATGTTAATAAGAGATGTAGTAATGGTAAAATTTTTCATTTCGGCCAGAGTACCTCTTTAAAAGAACAACTGATGTGACATATCAGTTACTGTGTCCTGCGTTCAGGATTCCATTCCTGGTGAGGTATAGCTTGGCAACACTGCAAAAggcttaaaaatgtttgttttgtatagttcaaattaaaacaaaccatttaaaaatagATTTGAATGATGTGGTCCATTtcaaactacataaaaaaaaacaatatttttcatGTCCAGTAATGCCACAAGAAATAAATATTGCTAAACAAAGTTCCATTATTTGTTGGAACTAATGATTTTTAACATAAAGCCAGTTCCAATAAGTTCAGCATAATTAAAACTGATAATTCTTTAAGATCCTTTACCAGGCAAAATTACATATCCAAGACAAGGGTAGATTGATTCAGAGACTGTTACACACTGAATAACATAACAGaatcattaaaaatgcatttttattttttatgctttttgttgTGTCTTACTACTTCATTATTCCTGAATTTAACTGAGCATATTTGCTAAAGCAACAAACATAGCTGATCAGTGAACTAAAAAAAGGAACAGGTCGGAACATTTTTCTATTGTAAGCACTTGTTtaattttagacatttctttCATGGGCTTCATTATTTTCAATGTGAAAACAGATTTGTTCTTGAAGAACCTGGCTGAAATATTTGGCCTGACAACATCATTCGGAATGCTTTTCTAAACCACTTGTAGAAGAAGGCATAAACAATAGGATTAAAAGTTGAGTTCATATAACCAACCCAAACAAGGGCATCAATCAATACTGGTGGTACTGAATAACCAATGAACGGATTAATgacattgcagaaaaaaaaaggcAACCACAGTGACAGAAACACGCCTAAAACCACGGCCAGGGTTTTTGTggcttttttctcctctttgcttaAACTTGATTGCATATTTTTGGACTTCGAGTCCTGAATAGACTTCGCTTGCTTTTGTGCAACACggaatattttcatatatatacagAGCATCACAATGCCTGGCAAATAGAAGGAAAGAAAGGATGAGGCAGTACTAGAGACTGCACTTTGTAACAACACACAGGCTCCTTCACACACAAAATTATCATAATAAAACTCTTCAATGCCAAGAATGTTTAGCTCCAGAAATATTATTCCAAACCCAACTATGATAGAAACACTCCAGCAGATGGAGATCATGATTAGTGTGACAAACGGGGTGATTTTAGTTTGATACAGGAGAGGTTGGCACACAGCAAAATATCTATCAATAGATATGAAAGACAAATTTAAAATAGAAGCAGTGCACAACATAATGGAAACACTGTTATATATTTTGCAAAATAAACTTCCAAAATACCAGCAAGTCTCCACAGATTGCACCAGTCCTGGAGGCATCAAAAAGCCCCCGAGCAGCAGATCAGTTACAGCCAGAGAAAGAACGAAGTAATTAGTTGGCATGTGCAGCTGCTTGAAATGAAAAATGGTAATGATGACAAACAGGTTTCCCAACACTGTTAAAATCACCACAAAGCCGAAGATTATGTAAAGTGGCACCTTTAAAAACAGAGGATAGTCAAGCTTAGGACAAGATCCATTAAAAAATTCATAGCAGAGAGGAGCATTGTCCATTGTCTGAGCAAGGCTTGAGTTCATTCTGAAATCCAACTGCTGATCATATGTCATGATTCTTTCTGTAATGCAAACAAGAAAAGATTACACATTTTCCATTAAACAATGAATTCGTCCTCCTCACTCCTCAAAGCCACACAGTGATCCAGGTTTATACCCTCCCTTTCAGTCACGTGTTCATAGTTATCCCATGATACTGCTTGATGGcttgtgtgaataaaaaaaaaaatctttttagtcTCAAATAATTTTAGAATtaggatttaaaaaataataaaataagtactttaactgtcatttttttattgactgatgtacaaaatgtacaaaagtataagACAGAGGGATGGTAAAACAAAGTAAAGACgataccagtaaacagcagtaGCAATGATATAGCATACCAGATCTGGGAAACAGTCCCCAGATCATACACAGGCAGGGCAacatcagagggcaggcaaaaacgCTAGTTACAAATGTAACTGTGGTTCTATGAATGCTGGATGACTTCCAGAGAGTGGCTTAGCCTAGTGGATATTCCCTTGGACACAGCAATGGACCGagcaattatacaaaaaaaaaagcatgtgacccACCCCTACAAAGGGCCGTCACACCCACCTATCTTCTTCAGAACAACTTTGCGCGCAACCCATGGACTGACTGAGTGACGACAGATTCTGGCGGTCATCCAGCATTCATAGAACCACAGTTACATTCGTAACTAGCGTTCTATTTCATGCCTTCTGATTgccagagggcggcttagcctagtggatGACACCATACCAACCTTGTCATGAGGGCAGCACATCCAAAGGCAGATTGTAGCACGGATGAGGCCAGATCCATTGGCGCAGCCACTTTCAGCCGGTAGCACCTCAAAAAAGTGCAAGGAGATGACCAGGTCGCAGCTGAGCACACCTCTGACAGGGGGACACCACAAAGTACCGCCCAGGATGTGGAAACCCCACAAGTGGAGTGACTTGTCACAGATGCTGGCAATGTGATACCAGCTGCATCATATGCCATCCTGTTGATTTTGACCACCCAGTGTGAGAGACCCTGTTTGGAGAGCGAAACACACAAAAAGTTGATCAGTGGAACGAATGGATCTAAAACATATTGCCTAAGTGCACAAACAGGTGTCAGAAAAACAGGATTAGGTCACAATGTAACACCGGAACAATAAGGCCACCAGTGTAAACAAGTAGCACTAAATGCTCACTGACACGCTCAATGCATGCAGCTCACTGACACGTCTTGCTGAGGCAACAGCTAACAGAAAAGCAGTTTTGAGTGATTCGCATTTAACACTGGCCTGTGATAGAGGTTTGAAGGGAGCACCCTTTAAGAAACTTAAAATGCAAAGCAAATCCCACTGAGGGCAGTGTGGGGTCCTGACAGGCCTGAAGTGCCTAGTGCCCCTAAGAAAGCTACAGATCAGCTTGTGAGAACCCAAGAATGATCCATTAATGTCCACATGACGAGCTGATATGGCAGCGACATATACAGTACTTTTAATGTGGAAGGTGCCTTACCCGCATCAAACAGATGCTAGAGGAACTCCAGCCGAACATGAATATGACGGTGCACAGGAGAAACCCTGAACTTAGTGCACCAATCTGAAAACATCTTCCAACGGTTGACATATAAGAGACGGGTAGACTGAGCTCTGGCATTTTCCACAGTGTATTTTAAAGGAGCAGAACAAGTCATTAGAAGATCTGGGGGTCCAGAGGCCACACCCAGAGCTAGAGGTATTCCAGCCATGAGTTCCCCAGTCGCTAGCCCACCCCCAGCGGCCAGGGCTCACTGCTGAGTAGGGAGTGAAGCAGAGGAAACCAGGGTCTGGCAGGCCACAGTGAAGCTATCAGCAGGACACTGTGTCCGCACTGGCGAACCCAGAGCAGGATGCTCAAAAGAAGCGGAATTGGAGAAAAGGCATATAAAAGACAGTGAGGCCATTCTTGTGCCAACGCGCCTGCCCCATGGCTCCCTGTTCATCCATGCGACACAGCATAAGGATCCCAGATCTGATGCACCATGTCCAGGTGTAAGCACCACTCGCCCGGGTCCAACCTCTGTCTTGAGTGAAAATCTGCAGTCGAATTGAGGGTCCCAGCAAGATGAATCTTCCAGTCTGTGATACGCCCAGGTGAGGATGCTGCATGCCAGACGCAGAGCAGGCAGGGAACGAGTACAACATTGGTGATTTATAATGTATACAACTGTCATATTGTCTGAACGAACAAGAACATGATGACCCTGGAGTTGTGGCAGAAAATGCTGAAGTGCCAAAAAAAACGCTCTCAGCTTGAGTAGTTTTATGTGGTCCTGGGCTTGGTGAACACACCAAGAACCCTGCACAGTGCTGCATTGCCATACAGCACCCCAACTTGGAGAGATGCAGTGGTTGTGGTTATCTCTTGATGTGATGCCACAAGCCCCAGTGGTACCCACGGTGTGAGAAAGGAGCAGCGCCTCCACAGGTCGAGAGCCTCCTCACACCCCTGATCGATCAGCATCAGCCTGTGTTTGTGACAAATCTGATCAAACCTCAAATGATTAATCCAAATCTACAACGGTTGCAGTTCCAGCAAACTGAGCGGCAAAATGCACACAGCTGCTGTGAAAATTCCCAGCAGACGTAACAGGTGACTGTAGCGGATGCGGCGGCGGGTATGAATGGGAGGTCCAGGAGCGAGGTTCTGCACACATCAGACAACGCCACTTGAGAAAGCCACAAATGACAGTGTAATCTCACCAGACTGTCCATAAGACTGCCTAACTCCTGTGTCAGGAATCCCATTCCATGTAGAACAGTCTGCAAAGTACTAAAGGTACAAGGCATATCTACCAGCTCAGGCAAAGACCCATTTCCAAAAGAAGATGAGAACTTGTATTATCTGGGATTGGGAGCTGGGATTAGGTTGTGCTGAAGTGGAGCAAAGCCAAGCTAGAGTAGCGCAAACCATAGTCGGGAGGGGAAAAGCGTCTTCAAATGCACTTTCATTATCCACAACCGAACCGGAGCTGAGAGTAGAGCTCGCCACAGAGAGGGGCAAAAGTGTGAGGGGAAACAGCCCATCCAGTGTAATCAGTGTAGGCAGCGGGCAGCTGGTGACTCTGAAGCAACCTTggaagaagaaaccttggaaggaaccaagacttagTCAGAGGAAACCATTCTACTTGGGTCGACCCactcattaaaaacacataaCAAACAAATAGCAGAACAAAACAACCGTACAGAGAGATAGTGTGAGCtaaagctaatgtaacaggtactaatttatgaatataaaaatgtaatgggcacaaactatagagctatggctaatatagaaataGAATCTGAGTGTGTTAACCttgatcagtgcagggttgcaccTGCCTTACTTATCGGTGCTGGCTCTGACGCAGGCCACAAAGAAGTGCGCTTAGTTTCTGTTTTCACTGGTGAGGAACCAGAGGAGAGCATGGTGTCGTCGTTAACGAAGATGGACACAAGCCGGTGTTAGCGTAAGGCAAAAAAGGTTTGTCGCACAATGAACGCAAAGGTCAGACAGAGCTTCACGGAGGTAAGAGACCCCGAGGCAGGAGGGGCACAGGGTGTGCGGGTCATCTGGCTGCAGCGGCCCGATAGCACACTCAGCAGGAAAAATAGGAAGGTGCGATGGATTCTTGTTGGGGTGGGTCACATGCTTTTGTTTGGCATAATTTCTCGGTCCATTGCTGTTCCTAAGGGACTATTCACTAGGCTATGAACtcaggaggcatgaaatagaaTCAAGGTTGGAAAAAATACAAAGCAGGGTCAAAAACGATAGATCAAAAATACAGGCAGGAAAAAATGCTGAACGAGGATAAACCGTAAATACTCTAGGACAGGTAGAACTGAGCCCCTTAAATAAGGCCTAACACAGCTGATTGTAATTCCGGTTAtttgtgtgatgtcagtgtgtggtgcatcctgggcaatgtattCCGGAGATTGGAGATCGCagacagagctgagtgtgggagatatAGAAGCGCTTTCAGTGCCAGGCATGACAATACAAGATACACTTGCATTTGCATAAGAAAATAGCTATAGGACACAGCTTAGAAGGAGAACCTCTGTGCTGGGAAAGAACAGCCTTGGACTACACCGGACTCGGACGCATCTCAACCACGAAAAGCAGGTCTGGATTAGGATGTTTGAGAATGGGTGCAGAGACGAAGGCTGCTTTAAATGTGTTGAAGGTTAGTTGTGCAGCAGGAGACCACCTCAGTGTTTTAgtcgctgtaaatgaacatccGATACTACTAAAATTGTAAATGAACATCTGTAAAAATTAGCCTAGGCCTAGGAAACATTGTAGGTTCTTAATGGACTGCAGGACAGGCCAACTCTTGATGGCCTCTACTTTCTCATCATTTATAGTGACCCCGTTAGCTggaaaacacaaagcagggtcTAAAATGAGAGATCAAAAAACAGGCAGGAAAATGGAGGTAattagagtccagagcaggcagagtGACAGCGTCAGGACTAACAGTACCCCTGAAGGTACTGGGGTGGGATGAAAGCCAGGACACCCCCAACAACGACCAGCCAGAGGACCGGAGGAGGGAGCAGGAGCCATAACAGGACCAGCGGAGGAACCAGACGGATGCAAACCAAAGGAAACGCAACCCCAGTGCAAATGGACAGAACCGGGGAGAGAGCTCCAAAGGTGACCTCTTGGCCTGGGCGTCGGCAGATCAGGACGGCATGCGTGAAAGTCCGCCAGGAGACCAGGATTTAGTACGTTCTTGGCATCGACCCAGCAATGCTACGCAGGCCTGTACCCCTCCCAGACGATTAGTTACTGCAGTGCCCCACCACGTTTAAATGAGTCCAGGATCTCCCACATCGGATACGTTCCTCTCAGTCACAGACAACAATATGGGATAGCATAGTTGCGGAGTACATGTTTATACAGGGCTTGGGCTGTTCGAAATGCTGTGGGCAGGGAGCTGAAGAGGATAAACTTGACCCCTCCGGCAAAACCCACTATGGTGAGTACAGTGGTATAACACTAGATGGTGGAAGACGATGAAAAAAATCAAGAGCTATGTGAGACCAGGGGCATTCAGGAACAGGGAGTGTAATGAAAAGAGGAAATGAAGCTATGTACATCACTTCTTATGGTATCCCACAGTTAACAGTTGACTATGATCTGTAATGTATGAGCTTTACCCGGGTGACCTGATGTCAGTGACGCATGAGCCCAGGTAATTAAGCAAGTACCAAATTGAGGGAGCGAAAAGTTTACCCGGAGGAGTACCCTCAGGTGGAGTTTGATGAACATTAGCCTGTTGTATCTGGCACCAACGGGCCTGATAGGAGTTTagactttaactttaactttttttagtcAGTAACATAaaggcagcataaacaaacaacagaagAAAGCAGGGTCGCTACACAAAGTcaggaaaaaagcaaaaaaatagtcTAAATAACAAGCTAGGTCGGCAACagagagaaacaaacaataaactgggCAAGGCAAAAAGGGTAAATGGTAATACAGAAATAGGTAAATAAGCGATAAGGCAGAGAACAAAAAGAAACGcgtcgtagaagagctagggaacctagattcaatactcagcaactcAGAGCTGAAACTGAGCAGTATTTATACTCAAAAGTTCAAGTGAGAAACCGGGCGTACTGGAACACCGTAGTGTCACATGCTCATTATAGTCCTGAGAGTGAGGATGCTGGGAAATTTCTGGGACTTtctgagtccagagcaggcagactgacagcgtcaggactgacagatatctttgttttttcttttttgctaaacTTATTTTTCCaaatatcaaacaaactttattataaGACAAAGATAgcctaaattaatataaaaagcattttttacatgataatttcatttatcaaAGGAAAAAACTATCTTAACCGATTTGGCCATACAtagaaaagtatttgcccccttaacctaataacttggttgtgccacccttgtgccactgtttaagatcatgccacatcATGTCAATCAGACAAGGTCACTCagaaaccttcatttagttttttaagtcattcagaggttgacttgtttgtgtgctttggatcattgtcctgctgcagaacccaagtaagccTGAGCTGAGCCTGAGTCACAAACTGATATGGCCGGACATTCTTAACGGCAGTTTGTGCAGGACTAGACTGAGACCTGCCTAAACGAATTGCAAAAAGGGTGAAAACCATCTGACCCAGAGTCAGTTTAACTGGTGTAATAAGTGCAGGTGTGTAAAGGCCTTAGGTCACAATACTTTTGTCTCTGGTGTTaaaataaattttttaatttctgtttttttccttaTCATGggcatgtttattttttaatgtgaaaaCAGATTTGTTCTTGAAGAGCCTGGTTGAAATATTTTACCAGATAAAACCATTCCGAATGCTTTTCTAAACCACTTGTAGAAAAAGGCATACACAATGGGATTACAGGTTGAATTAAAATATCCAATCCAAATAAGCATATCAATCAAAACTGGAGGAGCTACGTAACCAATAAATGGATCAATAACATTGCAGATAAAAAATGGAGTCCACAATGACAGGAATACCCCCATGATCACTGCCAGAGTTTTGGTGGCCTTTCTCTCTTCTTTGCTTAAAAGtgaattcatattatttttacattttgagtcCTGAATAGACTTTGCTTGCTTTTGTGCAACGCagaatattttcatatatatactgAGCATTACAACACCTGGGACATAAAATGAAAGAACAGAGGAAGCAGTGCTCGATGCTGCACTTTGAAAAAACACACAACGCCCCTCACATGCGATATTCTCATAATAAAACTCTTCAATACCCAGAATATTCAGCTCTAGAAATATGATCACAAACCCAACTACAGTTGAGGCACTCCAGCAGATGAAAATCATAACTATTGTAACAACAGGGGTGATTTTACTGGGATACAACAGGGGATGACACACAGCGTAATATCTGTCAATGGATATGAAAGACAAATTAATGATAGAAGATGTACATAACATGATACCAACACTGCTGTGTATTTTACAGAATAAAGGGCCCAAGTACCAGCAAGTCTCTACAGAGCGAAGCATTCCAGGAGGCATTACAATGCTTCCCAGCAGCAGATCAGTTACAGCCAGAGACAGAACAAGGAAGTTAGTTGGCATGTGAAGCTGCTTGAAATGAAGAATGGTTATTATGACAAATAAGTTTCCCAATACTGTTAAAATCACCACTGAACCAAAGAACAAGTAAAGTGCCACCCTCAAAAGCAGAGGATACTCAAAAAAAGCAGagactttttttctgaaattcaacctgcaaaacaaacaaacaaacaaacaaacaaaaaaagattacACAACTAAAAATGACATGCTTTCAGCCAGGAATTTTCATGTACATTTCAACTCACTGTATAAT
This genomic interval from Astyanax mexicanus isolate ESR-SI-001 chromosome 1, AstMex3_surface, whole genome shotgun sequence contains the following:
- the LOC111196293 gene encoding trace amine-associated receptor 1-like, which codes for MNFSEVQIVNISPVCYEFLNGSCPKFTYPVPLRVSLYLFLSLVVILTVFGNLFVILTIVHFKQLHMPTNFLVLSLAVTDLLLGGFVMPLCMVQFIETCWYLGILFCKIYNSVVIMLCTASIINLAFISIDRYYAVCKPLQYHSKITPFVTFIMIFICWAVSTVVGFVIIFLELNILGIEEFYYENVACEGGCVLIQSAASSTSSSLLSFYIPGVVMLGIYMKIFHVAQKQAKSIQDSKCKNTESKIRKEEKKATKTLAVILGVFLSLWMPFFICNFSLPFIGYSIPPFLIEALAWTGYMNSTFNPVVYAFFYKWFRKAFRIILSGQIFQPGSSRMNLFSH
- the LOC103034967 gene encoding trace amine-associated receptor 1-like; protein product: MTYDQQLDFRMNSSLAQTMDNAPLCYEFFNGSCPKLDYPLFLKVPLYIIFGFVVILTVLGNLFVIITIFHFKQLHMPTNYFVLSLAVTDLLLGGFLMPPGLVQSVETCWYFGSLFCKIYNSVSIMLCTASILNLSFISIDRYFAVCQPLLYQTKITPFVTLIMISICWSVSIIVGFGIIFLELNILGIEEFYYDNFVCEGACVLLQSAVSSTASSFLSFYLPGIVMLCIYMKIFRVAQKQAKSIQDSKSKNMQSSLSKEEKKATKTLAVVLGVFLSLWLPFFFCNVINPFIGYSVPPVLIDALVWVGYMNSTFNPIVYAFFYKWFRKAFRMMLSGQIFQPGSSRTNLFSH
- the LOC103030618 gene encoding trace amine-associated receptor 1-like is translated as MPTNFLVLSLAVTDLLLGSIVMPPGMLRSVETCWYLGPLFCKIHSSVGIMLCTSSIINLSFISIDRYYAVCHPLLYPSKITPVVTIVMIFICWSASTVVGFVIIFLELNILGIEEFYYENIACEGRCVFFQSAASSTASSVLSFYVPGVVMLSIYMKIFCVAQKQAKSIQDSKCKNNMNSLLSKEERKATKTLAVIMGVFLSLWTPFFICNVIDPFIGYVAPPVLIDMLIWIGYFNSTCNPIVYAFFYKWFRKAFGMVLSGKIFQPGSSRTNLFSH